Genomic segment of Etheostoma cragini isolate CJK2018 unplaced genomic scaffold, CSU_Ecrag_1.0 ScbMSFa_1381, whole genome shotgun sequence:
cagacagacagacacacacacacacacacagacagacagacacacacacagacacacacacacacacacacacacacagacacacacacagacacagacacacacacacagcctgacTGTCCCTTGTGGTCCAGGTGGTCCGGGGTGTGAGGTACATCGTGGACTGGGAGATCTCCAGGACCGTGTGTCGTAAACGAGACGAGGACATCCTGTCCAACTGTGTCTTCCAGCCCGTCGGACGTCTGCACCAGGTGAGAAAGACCTTCCACCAGGGACCAAGGACCTGTAGGAGACCTGCAGACCTGTAGGAGACCCGCAGACCTGTAGGAGACTCGCAGACCTGTAGTAGACCAGGCAGACCTGTAGGAGACTCGCAGACCTGTAGTAGACCAGGCAGACCTGTAGGAGACGACACAGACCTGTAGGAGATGACGCAGACCTGTAGGAGACCAGGCAGACCTGTACGAGACCCCCAGAGACCTGTAGGAGACCAGGCAGACCTGTAGGAGTCCAGCAGACCTTAAGGAGACGACACAGACCTGTAGGAGACCCGCAGACCTGTAGGAGACCAGGTAGACCTGTAGGAGACCCGCAGACCTGTAGGAGACCCGCAGACCTGTAGGAGACCAGGCAGACCTGTAGGAGACCCGCAGACCTGTAGGAGACTCGCAGACCTGTAGGAGACCAGCAGACCTGTAGGAGACCCGCAAACTTGTAGCAGACCAGGCAGACCTGTAGGAGTCCAGCAGACCTTAAGAAGACGACACAGACCTGTAGGAGATGACGCAGACCTGTTGGAGACTCAGACCTGTTGGAGACTCAGACCTGTGGATGACGAGGCAGACCTGTAGGAGACCCGCAAACTTGTAGCAGACCAGGCAGACCTGTAGGAGTCCAGCAGACCTTAAGGAGACGACACAGACCTGTAGGAGATGACGCAGACCTGTTGGAGACTCAGACCTGTTGGAGACTCAGACCTGTGGATGACGAGGCAGACCTGGAGAGACTCACAGAATCTCAGATCATCCGAGACAGCTATCAGTTATTGTGTCTCTCCTTGTTTTGGGTCTTAGTGTTCATGGTCATGTTGAGACTTGATAATTCTGAATTATCCTTACGAGGCTTTATTGTGAAagtctgacttcctgtttgtgtcCCCCAGACGTTTGAGTGTCACACCGAGGTCTGGCTGGTCCCCTGGCTGAACCAGACCAAGACCATCCAGTTCCACTGTGGACCCTGAACCCCCTCCATCCCCCTGAGACACAGACACCTGTAACCGAGACATACACCTGTCCCCTGAGACAGACACCTGTAACCGAGACAGACACCTGTAACAGAGACATACACTTgtaacagagacagacaccTGTCCCCTGAGACAGACACCTGTAACCGAGAA
This window contains:
- the LOC117939890 gene encoding cystatin-F; translated protein: VVRGVRYIVDWEISRTVCRKRDEDILSNCVFQPVGRLHQTFECHTEVWLVPWLNQTKTIQFHCGP